A stretch of the Erpetoichthys calabaricus chromosome 3, fErpCal1.3, whole genome shotgun sequence genome encodes the following:
- the LOC114669681 gene encoding cytochrome c oxidase assembly protein COX14 homolog: MVSGKQLADFGYRAFSGSMMLLTVYAGYLCTMRAYRFFERKKELKLAAENQSESSMSD; this comes from the coding sequence ATGGTTTCTGGGAAGCAGCTGGCTGACTTTGGCTACCGGGCCTTCTCGGGCTCCATGATGCTCCTGACTGTGTACGCCGGCTACCTGTGCACCATGCGTGCTTACCGATTCTTCGAGAGGAAGAAGGAACTGAAGCTGGCAGCGGAGAACCAGTCTGAGAGCAGCATGAGCGACTGA